From Amycolatopsis sp. WQ 127309:
GCGGTGGAACGGCCACGCGCCCCACGTCACGACCGGGGCGGCGAGGACCAGCGAGACCCACTGCCAGTAGTCGAACTGCCAGGCGGGCACCATCGCGAGCACCAGCACCGGGAGGGTAAGCGCGGCGGAGAGCAGCAAACGTTTGCGCAGCGACGTCGAGTCGTCGGCCGCGACGGCCTCCGGTACCCGGGCCGAGTACCCGGCGGCCTCGACGACCCCGACGAGCTCGCCGACCGAAAGGCCACTGGGGTAGCTGACCTGGGCCTTCTCGGTGGCGTAGTTGACCGTCGCCGTCACGCCGCCGACCTTGTTGAGCTTGCGCTCGACGCGGGACGCGCAGGAGGCGCAGGTCATCCCGCCGATGGCCAACTCGACGCGTTCGGACTGCGCGGTGGTCATGGCGCTCAGGCCACCAGGCGGTAGCCGGCCTCGGTGACCGCGGCCGCGACGGCGTCGGTCGTCAGCGGGGTGTCGCTGGTCACGGTGACGCGCCCGCTCTCGACATCGACGTCAACGCCGTTGACGCCGGCGAGCTCCGAGACCTCTTCGCGCACGGAGGTGGCGCAGTGTCCGCAGGTCATGCCCTCGACGGTGTACGTCGCTTCGGTCATCGACGGCTCCTTTCGTTCTCCCTCCTTTATACCCATCGGGGGTAGGGGTGTTCCACCGGCCCCGGCAGACTCGCGGGATGCGGAAGATCTACGCGATCGGGATCGGCGCCGGCGACCCGGAGCACCTGACGGTGCAGGCGGTGGATCGCCTCAACCGCGTCGACGTGTTCTTCGTGCTGGACAAGGGCGAGGAGAAAGCCGACCTGGTGCGGCTGCGCGAGGAGATCCTCGACAGGTACGTGACGCGCCCGTACCGCGTGGTGCTGGTCGCGGACCCACCCCGCGACCGCAAGCCGGCGGACTACCGAGCAGCGGTAGCCGACTGGCACGCGGCCCGCGCCGAGGTCTACGAGAGCGTGATCCTCTCTTCGCTGGCCGAGTCTCAGACGGGCGCCTTCCTGGTGTGGGGCGACCCATCGCTGTACGACAGCACGATCGCGCTGATCGAG
This genomic window contains:
- a CDS encoding heavy-metal-associated domain-containing protein, with product MTEATYTVEGMTCGHCATSVREEVSELAGVNGVDVDVESGRVTVTSDTPLTTDAVAAAVTEAGYRLVA